One region of Deltaproteobacteria bacterium genomic DNA includes:
- a CDS encoding Crp/Fnr family transcriptional regulator — translation MQDPRRILWYLKKIPLLAELGPEVLARLADLVDVREVRRRDVVYLPGDPGDAVFFVNGGRIKISKVTRDGKALTLSYCGPSEMFGETCLVDGGPRAEMAEAMDNSMITEIPRPDFERLIRDNAQLGYQMVRILAGRRRDIEDKLEALVFRDVTSKLAELLLNLAEEYGVEDARGTLVQLKITHQELANLIGSTRETVSLTLSQFKKKKYITTEGRKVIISDPASLRALF, via the coding sequence GTGCAGGATCCGCGCCGTATCCTCTGGTACCTGAAGAAAATCCCGTTGTTGGCGGAGCTAGGCCCGGAGGTTCTCGCCCGCCTCGCGGATCTCGTGGACGTGCGCGAGGTCCGGCGCCGCGACGTGGTCTACCTGCCGGGGGACCCGGGGGACGCCGTGTTCTTCGTCAACGGGGGCCGCATCAAGATCTCGAAGGTCACCCGCGACGGCAAGGCGCTCACCCTGTCGTATTGCGGGCCGAGCGAGATGTTCGGCGAAACCTGCCTGGTCGACGGCGGTCCGCGGGCCGAGATGGCCGAGGCGATGGACAACTCCATGATCACCGAGATCCCGCGGCCCGACTTCGAGCGCCTGATCCGGGACAACGCGCAGCTCGGCTATCAGATGGTCCGCATTCTCGCGGGTCGCCGCCGCGACATCGAGGACAAGCTCGAGGCGCTCGTCTTCCGCGACGTGACGAGCAAGCTGGCCGAACTGCTCCTCAACCTGGCCGAGGAATACGGCGTCGAGGATGCGCGCGGCACGCTCGTCCAGCTCAAGATCACGCACCAAGAACTGGCCAACCTGATCGGGTCGACCCGCGAGACGGTGTCGCTCACGCTGTCGCAGTTCAAGAAGAAGAAGTACATCACGACCGAGGGCCGCAAGGTGATCATCTCCGACCCTGCGAGCCTGCGGGCGCTGTTTTGA